TTCTCCAATTAAAGACTAGGTTTTAGTTTGCAACAGGGTTTGAACCTTTGAGTATGTGAAGTATGCGACTAACCCACACAACACGCGCCACGCTCTTACCACTAGACCATAGTCGTGGGGGCTATAGCACTATgttatttttttaccttttggaTCAGTTCTATAGCAGTATCTCACTTGGTAACATGACTTAGTGAGACTTCTTCCCATTTGATAGAACGTGTTTACAATTTCAGCAAATTATCTCattctcttcatcattttcaGTTTATTCACCAAACCCAAATTCTCAATCAATTTCAGCAATAAATGGTCCCTACCAAAAGCACACAATACCAGAAAAATGAAAAGTCACATAGGTCTGTAATTTTTTCTTGTGTCTTTGACACACATTTGAAATGCCCTAACTTGGTGAATTCCAAAATTTAGGACGTGGGAGTTAGAGCCTCTTTGGTGgtaaaagaatttttttcaaCTTCTAGGGAAGTACATAATTTTCTGTCTCTTTCCAGAAAGGTAGTTAAATTTCATTAATTGGAATCTACTTTACGCGGGGTTAACTTTATAGTACACCCATTTACAGCATCACAACTGACACAACTACCAAATACATACATGTATATCAGTCACTATAAATTAATAGCCATTTCAGAATAAATATTCCATCTGAGAGCACTCACTAGTGAGAAACATTTTTTCATTTAATTCCAGGAAGAAAACATTTCTCATACCATTTTAGATCACTTTTCAATTTACTCATGTAATTTCTGAAGTTAGAATCTTCAAAAGAGGCATACACCGTTACAAACCAAATATGAGCACCAAAAAAGGGGACTACTTGACACATATATTGCAGTCATCTAATAATCGAAACATGTGTATGGTAGACAGAGCTTCATAGGATCTAATTCTTCAAGTTTGTCCCTCATAGTCAAATAAAATCAAAGTGTGATTAAGTTAATAGCAGACTGTCACTAAGTATAGACGCTTTCTGTTTTAAGAGTTTACAGCGGCATGGCTAAGTACAATACTTCTTTCACTTCAGAGAAAATCTTATTGTAATTTTATGTTCATATGCAGAAAACTCATTTGAATTCCAAAGTAGGAATTCATTTTCACTTGAGTGGATTCCATGATGCATCCATTAACAGCTCTAGAAGAAAAAGCAAGCTATCAGACAGAACAATGGAAATTGGAGTTTGACAGTTAAATCAGACTTCTTTTGGTGCTGTGTGGTGTGTGGCTTAAGACTTGAGGTGCATGGTTGCATGTAGCCTTGCTGGTGCAACAAAAGGAGATTAATGGATCCATAGACGTTCTGTTGAAGTCACCGTCAGGCGAACTTGTGTTCAAGGGAATTGAATTCGGCATCAATAACATCAGTGGCAAAGATGTCCATGCCAAATTCACAAGCACCAGTTACAACAATTTTCCATCCTTCACCAGGTCAGGATAGTGATCCATTGCTTCCCATCTCTGGATTTCTAGATCTCATAGAAAATGGATAATGGTTAAGTGGGTTGAGAAACATGAGTTCTCAGGTTCAAGTTACGGCGGAGGCAAAAATACTAGGTGATTTCACCCTATCTGTACAAGCCTTGGTGAACAGAGTTACCCGTACTTGTGTTGGTGGGAGGTAGAAGGTACCCCGTGGAATTAGTCGAAGTGCGCGCAAGCTGGCCCGGGCACCACCGTCATAAAAAAAGAAGTGAATAGGTCGGAGATTATAGATACTTTTTTATTATGGGCTTGTTACATTGTCTTAGAGGTACTGATCAGATATATGGCCTAGGATGACATGCAGCTTCTTTGTGTTTGTAAGAAAAAGGGAGGCAGTGAAGAAAACCAAAGAGGTAAAGACAGAGGAATACTTATAGAAAGAAGTCCTTTATACCAAAGTCTAACTCCTTGATAAAAATATCTCTAGAGAAACACTAGTGGGAGAGAATCCCAAGTTAATGAACATAGGAATGAAATGGGTCCAAATAGAGCGAGGTGGATAGTTAGCATGCATATAACCAACCCAAGTAGCTGGGAATGAGGCATCTGCTCTGTTTATTGTCGTGGTTTAAGATATCAAAAGCAGCTTCAATTTGGTAAAGTTCGGAGCAGAACACTCTTAACCCCCCTGAGGGCTGCACTTTTGGATTTTCAGTATTTTCCATgagaataaaaaaagaaaaaggagagtaTTCCCAGCAAAAGAAGAAAGACTTATCTTCTTTGCTCAGTTTATGTCCTATCAGACATAAAATATATTGACAGCTTCAGTAAAGAAGCATAACTCCTACTAAACATGTTTTGGAGAAGAGAAGAGGCAAGACATTCAGCAAAAGGACGGACATGGAAAATGGTTAACTATACAGACAAAGATAGATTCAATAGATACTCTGAACATGCTACAAGCCTAAAAGTCTACTTTACTTCACAGCTGCTCCAAAGGAGCAAAAAAGATGACAAACAACCTACCGCCCACCGCCCCCAAAAAAGAAAACACCAAGGACAAGGCCACATATACAAGGTTCTTGCTAAACAATTATTAATTTTCATTTTGTTTCAATCCAAGACAAGGAAAAATGCACAAGTTTCAGTTAAGCAGTTCAGGACACTCTGCAGAAGTCACTGTAGTGTATGGACAAGTTGCAACAAATAACATCTCTCATACCTGCAAGATTTTCAGCAGCAAATCTAAGGCAGACTGCTTTGAGTTCTGTGGCATGGTAACAATCAGCTAAAGCAAGAGTTCTGGAAACAGAGTTCACGGAAATATCTTTGCAAAGATGAGATTCACACACCCGCCTGAGTCTTGTTAAATCATACCGATCGGCTGCTGCTAGCAGTTTTGCTGTCAATGTATCAGTCACAGAAGGAATAGAAGAAGAACTAGTATCTTCTAACTCTTCTTCTACAAGAGAATCTCTGTATATGAAGTGCAACATAGCCTGTTTCATGCCACAAGAATAGGATATATCAAAGAAGGCGAGAGCGAGAATCTCATTTTTTTGTTCAAGAGAATTTTAATCTTTTCTGCCAAAAAAACAAAAgttactttggagaaacaaatacagcAAGAGAGATGGAAAAAAATGCCACTATCTGAAGCAATGAAAAATATCGTCTACTTCGACAGCACAAGAAAACctaatttaaaataaattgattaaaataagtaaaaaaagaaaaagatgttgATGCTCACTTTGAAGACAGTGGGTTCCATATCGGCGACAACAATCTCCTGCTTATCACCCTCCAGTTCATCAAAAAATTCAGTGCGGAATACAGAAGAACGAGCAGCCAATACCAGCTTATGGGCATGAAATTTTTCATCAGCCACACTGAAAACAACATCAGAGCCTTCCATATTTTCCAATAGCATGCCAAAGTGTGATCCAATATCAGAATCTGGAACCTGGATTGGATGTAAGCTCGAACAGTCAATCGTAGATCGAACAACTCCAACAGTGCAATTGATTTTCAAACAGTCATCCTTGAGAAAATCTGAAGTTTCAAGCATCGCTCGTCTAAAGAAACGTTTGTAGCCCCTGCATACCACACAGATAAACAAGTATAAATTTTTTTATCTTCAGTTGTAAAAGACCATATCAAGCTTAaagtaaaaggaaaaataaagttcCATTACGGTCTCCTAGATACTAGTTCtagtttgtattttttttttcacaTTAATGCCATGACAAGGAATCAAAAAATTCAAGAAAGGAAAAAACCTAACAATAGAGCATGTGCCATCAAGGAGATGCACCACTTGTTAGCAAGTACCAAATATCGCCCACAAATAATGTCTGACTAAATAAGATGTCTCAAAATTTTGATAACTGCCAACGTCTTGATTTATTATATAGAGGATAATTAGTGCTGTGCACCTTGATGATCAGGTTTGACTACATTCAAGCATTCTACCTCCCATTCATTTCTTCTTGTATCAATTATCCAAGCGACtgttatattatattttttttactgtTATATAACATTATACATATGGCTCATGTAATATTTCTCAATTTATGTAGCCAGTGCTCAGCAAGCATCAACTACTACATGCATAGGGCAACTTTGGTAACAGAAAAGACCCTCATGATGTATCAAAACAGTTAAATACTTGAGCAGATCACTTTATCCAAATTACTTTAAAAGGCTGTTCACCTTGAGCTGAGTTAAAAAATAGGACTAACTCAACTTCAAAAGTTAGCTCGTGAAATGAGGATTGTCTAAGGAGACATCCCATTTCGTCAACCAATGTGGGACATTCTAACAACCCCCAACAAACCTAGGCCTAGACATTTAGAGCATGAAATATGTAAAATGGGGACCCAAATTGGGTAAACTAAGAATTGGAATGGGTCTAGCTGTTATaccatattaaaaaaaaa
This genomic stretch from Nicotiana sylvestris chromosome 9, ASM39365v2, whole genome shotgun sequence harbors:
- the LOC104214196 gene encoding BTB/POZ and MATH domain-containing protein 4-like gives rise to the protein MSEQPIITHVSDTSPLNRPTSSRSVTETVNGSHRFVIQGYSLAKGMGVGKHIASDNFTVGGHQWAIYFYPDGKNPEDTSTYVSVFIALASEGTDVRALFELTLVDQSGKGKHKVHSHFDRSLESGPYTLKYRGSMWGYKRFFRRAMLETSDFLKDDCLKINCTVGVVRSTIDCSSLHPIQVPDSDIGSHFGMLLENMEGSDVVFSVADEKFHAHKLVLAARSSVFRTEFFDELEGDKQEIVVADMEPTVFKAMLHFIYRDSLVEEELEDTSSSSIPSVTDTLTAKLLAAADRYDLTRLRRVCESHLCKDISVNSVSRTLALADCYHATELKAVCLRFAAENLAAVMQSDGFEYLKENCPSLQSELLKTVAGCDDDCSSGGGKSRSVWAQLSDGGDTNGRRVRQRT